From the bacterium genome, the window TCCGGCGCCGCCCACCGGGCTTTGGGCTGCGCCCTGGGCCGGTCAGTAAAAACCCGTTTGATCGAGAAATGGTTTTCACCATAAGGATCGCTATGGATTCAAGGACCTGTCGACCGCCTTTTCGTATGGCAAAAGTTTGGGGTTGGATTGCAGCGTGCGCGCTTTATTGTTTTGCACTGCCATCGGCCGCCGCCACTTCGCTGGGCACACTGGGCAAATGGGGATTGTTGGAGATCCCGTTGCAGGGCCCCAGCCTGAACGGCTACACCGGCTCGCCGAACCCCTTTGCTATCCGCCTGGACGGCGTCTTCCGCGGGC encodes:
- a CDS encoding DUF5060 domain-containing protein encodes the protein MDSRTCRPPFRMAKVWGWIAACALYCFALPSAAATSLGTLGKWGLLEIPLQGPSLNGYTGSPNPFAIRLDGVFRGPDGAEYRVPGFFDGNGNGGQSGNVWKIRFVPDQTGDWTMTTESSQAEL